The segment TTTCTTTTTTAGTTCAGCTAATTCTTTATCAACTTTATTTTCCTCAAGTGATTCAAACTCATCATCCAGTGTACGAGCAGCCTGCGAGAGGTCTTTTGTTGTTTCTGCTTCTGCCTCATATTCCAGGACTTTTTCCTCCATCCGTTCAAAGCCCTGTCTCGATTCGTCACTACCGATATTTGACATCGTTCTATTCATCTTCGTTTTTGTTTGTGCTGTTTCTGCACGTGCCTTTAAGGAGTCTTTTTTCAGTTTCATTTGGTTGTATTCTTTTTTCATTTCATCCAGTTTTTCTCTAATTTCATCCGAGTCATTTTTTGCATTGGTCCATGATTCATCTAATATGTTAAATTGTTTCTCATTTTCTGCTTTATCCTCTAGTGCCCGCCTGGCTAAATCATCATTACCTGCTTCTACTGCCTGTTCTGCTTGCTTTTGCCTTTTTTCCATCAATACTTTAGCATCATTGGCTTTACGTTTAAGCATTTTCTCATTCGCAATTTGTTTGGCAACAGCACCTTCTGCTTCTTGAATATCTTCTTCCATATCCCGCATGAACTGATCCAGCATTTTCACAGGATCTTCTGCTTTATCCAGCATGGCATTCAATTCCGAGCCTAAAACTGTTTTTATACGTCTAAAAAATTTAAACATGTAAAATCCTCCTTTAATTTGATTATACATTTTCTATCTAATACGGCTATTCCCTTTAAAAGGTTTCACTAAAATGAAATATTCAATCTATCTCTGTTATAATACTAGCATACATAAATTATGAGTGAGGGGCTTTACGTATGTCAAATCGAATAGATACATTATTGGAAGAGATGAAAAAGAATAATTTAGATGGAATGCTCATTACATCAACCGCAAATTTTTATTATTTGAGTGATTACTACACAGATCCGCATGAGCGATTAATTGCCGTTTATGTAAGCAATTCACTTGATCCATTATTAATTATACCCGCTATGGAAGTTGATGACGCGAAGAAAGCTGGTTGGAACTTTACTATTATTGGCTATCAAGATCACGAGAATCCATGGCAATTATTCGCAGATGTTTTACAAAAGAACGAAAAAATTCCAAAGGCGCTTGGTATTGAGCATGACCAAATTACACTGGAGCGTTATAAAGCAATCAAGCAAATTTTACCAAATACAGCTATTTCTGACGCACAAGAAACCTTAGCCAAACTGCGTGTTATTAAAAACAAAAAAGAATACACCCTGTTAAAACAGGCAGCAGAACTGGCAGATTTTGGTATAGAGACAGGGATTAAAGCTATTCGGGAAGGCGTTAGTGAACTGGAAGTTATTGCTGAAATCGAATATGAATTAAAGAAACAAGGCGTACAGCAAATGTCTTTTCAAACAATGGCATTATCAGGAAATCAAACAGCATCACCACATGGCACACCTTCCATGAAAAAAATAAGCAAAGGCGATTTAATCCTTTTTGATCTTGGGGTCGTTTTTGAAGGTTATTGTTCAGATATTTCAAGAACAGTTGCTTATAAATCGCTAACAGAAGCGCAGGAAAAAATTTATCATATCGTGTTAGCCGCCCAAGAAAAGGCAATTAAAGCATCACAACCTGGAACTTCAGTCGGCAACATTGATAAGGCTGCAAGAGATCATATCGACAAGGTCGGTTATGGCGACTATTTCACGCATCGGATAGGCCATGGTTTAGGCATTCAAACACATGAATATCCTTCGATGCATGGAAATAATGAATTATCGCTAAAGGCAGGCATGTGCTATACTATTGAGCCAGGTATTTATGTCCCTGAAACAGGCGGCGTCAGAATTGAAGACATGATTTTCATGACGGACAAAGGACCTGAAATTTTAACCAAGTCACCTAAAGCACTGCAAATTATAGAGTAATGGAAAAGAGCACCCTGGTGGTTACCCCCGAAAGTTAGATTTTCTACTCTAACTTTCGGGAGTCAGTACCCCTTTATGGTGCTCCTTTTTAACTCCTATTTCTGTAATAGTGCCTTTACATCTTCAAATTCCACATCATGGGCCTCTGCAACAGCCTTATGGGTGACATATCCATCTAATGTATTAATACCTTTTAATAATGTTTCATTATCCAAACAAGCCTGCATGTAGCCTTTGTTAGCTAATTGCAGGGCATAAGGAACTGTTACATTAGCCAAACCAATTGTTGCTGTTTGTGGTACTGCCCCTGGAATATTTGCCACACAGTAGTGCAGAACCCCATGTTTTGTAAATGTTGGATCATCATGTGTTGTAATACGATCACTCGTTTCAAAATTTCCGCCCTGATCGATGGCTACATCTACTATGACAGAACCTTTCTCCATTGTTTTTATCATTTCTTCTGTAACCAATTGCGGCGCTTTTGCCCCGGCAATTAACACAGATCCAATTACAAGATCTGAATCAGCCACAGCCTCACCAATATTCATCGGGTTTGACATTAATGTATTAATCGAAGAACCAAAGAGATCATCTAATTGACGTAACCGTTCCGGATTTAAATCAATGATAGTTACATCCGCACCTAAACCGACAGCAATTTTCGCCGTATTCGTCCCAACTACACCGCCACCAATGATGGTTACTTTACTCCGCTTAACGCCTGGAATAGCAGCTAGAAGTGCACCTTTTCCTCCCTTAGGCTTTTCTAAAAATTGGGTACCAACTTGCGCAGCCATACGCCCTGCAACTTCACTCATCGGTGTTAATAATGGTAATGATCCATCTGGTAATTGAACGGTTTCATACGCGATGCCGATAACCTTTTTATCCATCATTGCTTTCGTAAGTTCTGGTTCAGCCGCTAAATGTAAGTACGTAAATAAAATAAGACCTTCATAAAAATAATCGTATTCCTCGGCGAGTGGCTCTTTTACCTTCATCACCATTTCTTGTCCCCATGTCTCTTTTGCTGTTGATGTGATAGTAGCTCCAGCATCTTCATATTGCTGATCTGTAAACCCTGATCCGAGTCCTGCTCCCGTCTCTACATAGACATGATGTCCGGCTTCTTTTAACGTTAAAACACCGGATGGTGCCATCGCTACCCTGTTTTCATTGTTTTTAATCTCTCTAGGCACACCTATTCTCAATTAAATACCTCCTTGTTCTATGTAATTTTTAAAAAATGTAACTTGTATTCACTTTCATTGTATCAAAACCCCATTTAAAAAGCACGATTATAATTATATGAATAATGGAAGGAAAATTGACCCATCCTATTGACAGGGTGGGTCATGATTGGACTAATTTTTCCGGTTATTATACGTGTGTATATTCTTATTATTGTTTAACTGGTCAATGACACCACTTTGGTAACTTTCATTCAATTGGTTTTGAACAGCGGCAATACCTTGTTTATCTTCCATAAGATTTTCCCGTTTCGTATCCTTTTTAGACAAAAATATCACCTCCATTTATAGTGTGTCCAAAAATCTGTAACAATGTTTTAATTTATTTTTCCAAAAACTGATTGTCGCACCTAAAAAAAGGGTATATAATTAATATAAGGGGGAGATCAAAATGGAATATAATGATATTATTGTTGCTGTTGACGGATCGGAAGCATCTGAAAAGGCTTTTACTAAATCACTGGACATCGTCAAACGTAATAATGCACGACTTATTCTTGCCCATGTAGTTGATTCCCGTACGTTTGCCACGGCAGAAGCATATGACCGTACACTTGCAGAGCGATCTGAGAATCATGCGAAGGAACTGCTGGATAGTTATGTGGATAATGCCAAATCGGCAGGTATAGAAAATATTGTTAAATGTATCGAGTACGGATCGCCGAAAATAAAAATCGCGAAAGACATTGCCGGGGATTTTGGCGCGGATTTGATTATCTGTGGTGCAACTGGTATGAATGCTGTGGAACGGTTTCTAATCGGTAGTGTCTCTGAAAGTATAACCAGATATGCAACCTGTGATGTTTTAGTTATACGTTAGCTGGAGCTATTTCATCTCTCTAAATTAAAAAGGTTTTGCAATGGAAAATCCACGCAAAACCTTTACATTTATTAGGACAATCTTACTGTATCTCTTGCTATCATTACCTCTTCATTCGTTGGGATGACGATGACTTTGACCGGGGAATGCGGATAATTGATAAATTGTTCTCGTCCTCGAATTTCATTTAATTTAGGATCCCAGTAGATTCCCATAAATTCCAATCCATTTAATACCTTTTCTCTAATTGTAGTACTATTTTCACCGACACCTGCTGTGAAAATGATGGCATCAACACCTGACATTTTGGCAGCATAGGATCCAATATATTTATGGATTCTTCCTGCGAAAACATCCAGTGCGAGTTTCGCCCGCTCATTTTCTTCCGATTGAAGTTCAATATCTCGTAGGTCACTTGAAAATCCTGATAATGCAAGCATTCCACTTTCTTTATTCAGTACGTTAATTACTTCTTCGGCGGACTTACCGGTCTTTTCCATAATGTACGGAATTAAGGCAGGATCTATATTCCCGGAACGCGTCCCCATCGTGACCCCTGCTAATGGTGTGAAGCCCATGGAGGTATCAATCGATTCCCCGTCCTTTATGGCTGCAATACTGGCCCCATTTCCTAAGTGACACGAGATTAACCGCAATTGATTTGATGGTAAGCCAATAAGTTCCGCTGCACGCTGGGATACATATTTATGTGATGTTCCGTGAAAGCCGTATTTACGAATACCATAATCCTTATAATATTTATATGGCAAGCTGTATAAATAAGATGATTCAGGCATTGTTTGATGAAATGCTGTATCAAATACCGCAACCATCGGCACATTTGGCAGGATCTCTTGAAATGCACGGATACCCGTTAAATTGGCTGGATTGTGTAATGGTGCCAATTCGGAAACCTTTTCGATCGTTTCAATGACTTCTTCTGTTAGTTTTACGGAATCACTAAAATGTTCCCCGCCATGGACAACGCGATGGCCGACAGCGTCAATCGCTTCGAGTGATTGGATAACACCGGAAGACTTTAATCCATGAAGCAGTTTTTTCACTGCAACCTCATGATCAGGAATGTCTTCTACCATTTCTTCTTCATTATCATTTGTTTCCAACTTAAACACAGAATCATTCAAACCAATTCGCTCAATAAGTCCTTTAGCTGAAACTTCCTCTTTCGGCATTTGGATTAATTGGAATTTCAATGATGAACTGCCTGCATTTATTGCTAGTATATTACTCATTGTTGTTCAACTCCCTGCTGTTATACTGTGAAAACCATGTATTCATTTGTTCTAATATATCACTCATTGCTGAATCATTTTTAAATGACGGCATTTGTACAAGCAATGGTTGTTTTGGCGAGGATGTACCTTGCCCTGCCTTTTGGAGAATAAGGATGCTTTTCATATTTTTTTCTGATTTAAAAGCACTCTCGGGCAAACGCACGACACCGACAATATGCGAATATTCCTGAAGAAAGCTATGAAGCTTGTCTGACTGATCACTTTCAAACAGAAAATCAGGAATAACAAAAATTAAATAACCACCCGAATTTGTGTAATTTAGTGCTTGTTCAATAAATAGATGGTGGGCATACGAATGACCTTCGTCCGCTTTTAATTCAAAATCATTTGCCCTAATATCATCTGGATAGTAACCAATCGGTAAGTCAGCAACTACTAAATCAACAGGATCCAGCAAAAAAGGCCGTAAACTATCCTGATGGAAGAATTCTACTTCTTTCTTTTGTAAATTAGCATTTAATACGGCCAACTGAATTAGTGTCGGATCAACCTCCCCCGCATACGCTTCTAACTGCCGATCCAACTGACTCATAACAATAGTTAAAAGGTTAGCTGTTCCACTAACAGGATCAAAAAGGCTTACCTTTTCCTTATCTGATGTGACCTTCTCGGCAAAATAGCCTACTAATAACGCTACAGTTTCCGGAGTCATTAAATGCTGTTGTTGCGTTGAGTCCTTCATCCCTTTCAATATGGCCAACTGAATTCCTTTGCGAATTTCTTCTATTTTAAACATAGAAAAGTCAATTTCCTTTAAGGCATTTTGTACTTTATGTGATAAAATGTCGTCCATCGCTTCCGGGGCATCCTGATAGAAGAGTGATTCCATGGTAGATGTTAAGCTATTCAGGTATGGTTCTTCTTCATGCTTTTGTATTATTTCCGTTGTCTGATCTATCCACTCATATAAAATTTCGACATTTGATTTCTCCATTACTAATCCTCCGCTTCTTCCTATAAGGCGTTTCTATTGTACCAAATTAGTACCACCTTTGTACAAACTTACACATGGAAGATCACTTGACAGAAAAAGACTCCCCCGCGACACGCGCGAGAGAGAAAAAAGCAGCTATTTATTGCGCCTCACCAGCTGCTTTTAAAGCAGAATCATAATCGGGGTGATTGGTCACCTCGTTAACATATTCCACATAAGTAACCTTATCATTCGAATCAACGACAAAGATTGATCTGGATAACAAGCGTAACTCTTTAATTAAAACACCATATTTTTCACCGAAGTCTGCATCCCGGTGATCGGATAATGTATCAAGTTTTTTAATTCCATTAGCTGCACACCAGCGCTGTTGGGCAAAGGGTAAATCCATGCTGATGGTTAATACTTGGACATTATCAATTTTATCCGCTTCCTCATTGAATCGTTTGGTTTGCTCTGAACAAACACCTGTATCAATGGATGGTACGACACTGATTAACTTTACGTTACCTTTGTAATCATTTAGCGAAACATCCTTCAAATCATTGGATACAACAGTGAAATCAGGCGCCTGGTCACCTACTTTGATTTCTGTACCTAGCAGTGTGACCGGTTCTTGATTGAAAGTAATGTTAGACATATAATCATTCCCCTTCTCATAGTTTTCTTATTTAATTATGACTATAATACAACTCGTTGTCCAACAATACTACCCACGAAAAACGGACATTTTTGTTAAATGTTAAATATCATATTGTGATGGTCTTTTCTTTTGTTGCTTTTCCTTATCTTTATCTTTATCTTCCGGCATCTTCACTTTTCCTGCATCTTTTATAATTTCTTGTACTTTCTCCACTACCTGTGGCGCGAAGTCAAGCATTTTCTCATATATATGTGTGCTTTGATCCAGATGAACCATCTTGATACCCTGCTCACTTACAATTAAAAATGCAATAGGCGTAATAGAGACTCCTCCCCCACTACCACCACCAAATGGAAGGGTTTCCTCGGATCCATCAGAACTGCTACTGGAAGAGTTATTAAACTCGCTCCCCCCTGCAGCAAAACCAAAACCCAGCTTTGAGACCGGTATAATCATACTACCATCCGGAGACTTAACCGGATCGCCAATAATGGTATTAACCTCAATCATACCCTTTAAATTTTCCATTGCAGTTGTCATTAATCCTTCGATAGGATGTTCACTCATGATGATCCTCCTTACGTTTTTTAACTGAATTCCTTTTCTTTCCTGGAAAATACCTGCATCACTTTAAGAAGTGTGTACATAGCTTTTCCTAATTTCAGTGATACCATGCAATCAAATGTTGATAAGAAATGTTGCTGTTGAAAATGAGGGGACACACGTATAACAGGTTTGCATGTTAAATTACTTTTTTCTGTAATTATTCCAATGAATATCCCCTTTATTGCCCACACGCCTCCAGCCGCTATTCCGGTAGAACTCGCATCTCCTGTCCCACCTGCAGTAAGCCACTTCAGTTTGTGAACGTATGTATTTTTTAATATGTAATCTACAAAAGGATTTAATTCCCGTAATAATTCAATTGCTTCACGCAAATCTCCTTGAAACGAATCAAAATTTATATCCCGTATTCCTTTACGGGTATCTTTATTCTCCATCGTGATATTTGCTTTCTTTTTATACAAACGAACACGGTACAGGGAAACTGTTACCGTAAAAGACTGCTCACGTTGAGTATACGTAACATTACCAGTAATAGTTATCCTTGAAAGTAATAGAATTAAAATGAGAAGCACGACAGCTAACAGGATCCACAGCATTATTTCAACTCCTCTCTACATTTATTTTGCTACAACTTTCCAATTTTAGTCAGACATTTTCACTTTCATAGGATAATTTTGATAAAAATGCTAAAATATATACAAACCTATTGAATGTGGAGGTAATCATATGCCGGATAGAAGAAATATGTTTTTTTATTATCACAAAGATGAAGCGATTGAAGATAAACTACAGACCTTATTTAATCTTGCAGAGGAAAATGACTTCAATGTTGTGGACAATACTGATGATGCTAGTATCATTGTAAGTGTAGGTGGTGATGGGGCATTTCTGCAGGCTGTAAGGAAAACAGGATTTCGTCAGGATTGTTTATATACAGGGATAACCCGTTCGGATGAATCCGGTTTGTATTGTGATTTTAATATGGACAACTTTCAAGAAATGCTGGATACCATGTTACATGCAGAAATGGAAGTGCGACGCTTTCCGGTTATAAAGGTGGTTATAAATGGAGAATCTACGTTTTATTGCCTTAATGAATTAAGTGTACGATCAACAATTATTAAATCCATGGCCATTGATGTACACATTGATGACCTTCATTTTGAAACATTTCGCGGAGATGGCTTAATTGTAGCAACGCCTACTGGCAGTACAGGGTATAATAAGTCCACAAACGGGGCCGTTATTGATCCATTAATTCCTAGTTTCCAGGTATCAGAGCTTGCATCACTGAATAATAACCGTTACCGCACGCTTGGCTCATCTTTCGTTTTAAGCAAAGATCGCAAGTTAATCTTGGATGTCATCCAGGACGGTAATGACTATCCGATTATTGGACTAGATAATGAGGCGTACTCCATTCGAAATATAAAAGATGTAACCGTAACGTTAAGTGATAAGGTAGTCAAAACCGTCAAATTGAAAAACAACTCCTACTGGGATCGTGTTAAGCGTACGTTTTTATAAAAAGGCTTTTTCGTAAGTATTGTTGCTTTTAAATCTTCGCAGTTGATATAAAAACCACATAACCAAAATTCCCTTGATGGGAAGTCTCTCGTTCTTATGATAGTTGGGTGCTTGGATTCGCTCCGGTTACTGCCTTTAAATTGCTTTATTTAGTATTCAGTATTAAAAAACATTGAAGACAGCCTATAAAAAACACTTTCTACCTGTTGAATTGGCAATATCAAAATGAAAAAGTAAAGGGCTATTCCGTTAATAGGAATAGCCCTTAGCCATTAGTATTTATTTTATTTATCGTTGAGCACCAAATTGTTGTTCAGCCATTTGAACAAGACGTTTTGTGATTTCCCCTCCAACAGAACCGTTAGAACGAGAAGTTGAATCAGCACCAAGTTGTACACCAAATTCTTGTGCAATTTCTGTTTTCATTTGGTCCAATGCTTGTTGAACACCAGGTACTACTAATTGGTTTGAGTTATTGTTATTTGCCATGTTAGTTCACCTCCTTGGTACTTATAGAATGTGTCACAAGAAGGAAAACCATTCACATTTTTAATTGGTAGATGTTGTTAGATTTGCTTTTTTTACCAAACATTATAATAAATCATCAAATACGGACGCTGCCTCTCTTTGATCAGTTACCTTTACAACCTCTGTGCCATTTACAGCCTCTTCAATCAAATCCGTAAAGTCATTGTTTGATTCAAATTGATTTACTTTTTCACGGTTCGGTTTTGTTTTTGGTGATTTCGGTACAAATATCGTACAACAGTCTTCATAAGGCAGAATGGAAGTCTCATACGTGTTAATTGCTTGTGCAATTTTTATAATTTCCTGTTTATCCATTGTGATTAACGGTCTTAGAATTGGATAATTGGTAACTTCATTAATCGTGTTCATGCTTTCCATCGTCTGGCTAGCAACCTGACCAAGATTCTCACCTGTTGTGATCGATAATATCGATTCTTTTTCGCTGATTTTTTCACTAATACGCAGCATCATACGGCGCATAATTGTCATCGCATAGCCATCAGGCATCTCACGGAAAATTTCCTGTTGTAGCTTAGTAAATGGAACAACATGGATCTTGATCGAACTTCCGTATTTCGTGAGCTTTTCTGCTAAATCAAATACTTTTTGTTTAGCCCGTTCACTTGTAAATGGTGGTGAGTGAAAGTGAATTGCCTCAATCTGAACGCCTCGTTTCATTGCTAAATATCCAGCCACCGGGCTATCAATTCCACCAGATAACATTAATAACGATTTCCCTGATGTCCCAACAGGTAATCCACCTAGTCCTGGTATCACATGTGATGTAATATAAGTGGCTTCGGCCCTAATTTCCACTTTGATTTCCATATCGGGTTGATGCACATCGACAGTATATCTATCCGTATTTGAAAGCAGATGGCCTCCTAATACTTGGTTCATCTCCTGTGATCCTACCGGAAAATCTTTATTTATCCGTTTTACAGTAACCTTAAATTGACGAACATCAACACTGTTTGTTAAAGCATATAATGCGGCGCCCTTGATTGCATCAACATCGTTCTCTACCTTTATTGCCAAGCTCAAGCTTTGAATACCAAAGATGTTCTTACATTTATCCAAAACTTGATCCGGCTCATGTCCATTTAATAAAACAAACATTCTTCCCTGTGTACGTTTCACTTTTGTATTAGGAAATTCTTTTAGTTTATGCTGGATGTTTTCCTGCAATCTGGTAATAAATTTTTTAATATTTTTTCCCTTTAAAGCCATTTCTCCGTACCGAATTAAAATATGATCATATTGCATTGTTATCTACTCCATTGCTTCTTTAAATTGGTTAATTGCTTTTTCTATAGTCTGCAGAAATACGGTGATTTCATCCTTGGTTGTTTGATAGGATAAGCTAACTCGCAGCCCGGAAGTTGAACGTCCTTTATTAAAGCCACAAGCAGCAAGCACCTTGCTCTCATCCTTTTGTTTCGAAGAGCAAGCGGATTTGGTTGAAATAAAGATGTCTTGCTCCCCGAGCATATGAATGATAACTTCTGGTTTCACTCCTAACGCAGAAAAATTAATAATGTGTGGAGCAGCATCATCTGCTGTATTCACCTCAACACCTGCTAAATTCCTCAATTCATTTTTCAGATAATCGCTTATTTCA is part of the Virgibacillus sp. NKC19-16 genome and harbors:
- a CDS encoding PspA/IM30 family protein, producing MFKFFRRIKTVLGSELNAMLDKAEDPVKMLDQFMRDMEEDIQEAEGAVAKQIANEKMLKRKANDAKVLMEKRQKQAEQAVEAGNDDLARRALEDKAENEKQFNILDESWTNAKNDSDEIREKLDEMKKEYNQMKLKKDSLKARAETAQTKTKMNRTMSNIGSDESRQGFERMEEKVLEYEAEAETTKDLSQAARTLDDEFESLEENKVDKELAELKKKKNKK
- a CDS encoding M24 family metallopeptidase, which translates into the protein MSNRIDTLLEEMKKNNLDGMLITSTANFYYLSDYYTDPHERLIAVYVSNSLDPLLIIPAMEVDDAKKAGWNFTIIGYQDHENPWQLFADVLQKNEKIPKALGIEHDQITLERYKAIKQILPNTAISDAQETLAKLRVIKNKKEYTLLKQAAELADFGIETGIKAIREGVSELEVIAEIEYELKKQGVQQMSFQTMALSGNQTASPHGTPSMKKISKGDLILFDLGVVFEGYCSDISRTVAYKSLTEAQEKIYHIVLAAQEKAIKASQPGTSVGNIDKAARDHIDKVGYGDYFTHRIGHGLGIQTHEYPSMHGNNELSLKAGMCYTIEPGIYVPETGGVRIEDMIFMTDKGPEILTKSPKALQIIE
- the ald gene encoding alanine dehydrogenase — translated: MRIGVPREIKNNENRVAMAPSGVLTLKEAGHHVYVETGAGLGSGFTDQQYEDAGATITSTAKETWGQEMVMKVKEPLAEEYDYFYEGLILFTYLHLAAEPELTKAMMDKKVIGIAYETVQLPDGSLPLLTPMSEVAGRMAAQVGTQFLEKPKGGKGALLAAIPGVKRSKVTIIGGGVVGTNTAKIAVGLGADVTIIDLNPERLRQLDDLFGSSINTLMSNPMNIGEAVADSDLVIGSVLIAGAKAPQLVTEEMIKTMEKGSVIVDVAIDQGGNFETSDRITTHDDPTFTKHGVLHYCVANIPGAVPQTATIGLANVTVPYALQLANKGYMQACLDNETLLKGINTLDGYVTHKAVAEAHDVEFEDVKALLQK
- a CDS encoding universal stress protein — encoded protein: MEYNDIIVAVDGSEASEKAFTKSLDIVKRNNARLILAHVVDSRTFATAEAYDRTLAERSENHAKELLDSYVDNAKSAGIENIVKCIEYGSPKIKIAKDIAGDFGADLIICGATGMNAVERFLIGSVSESITRYATCDVLVIR
- a CDS encoding acetate kinase — its product is MSNILAINAGSSSLKFQLIQMPKEEVSAKGLIERIGLNDSVFKLETNDNEEEMVEDIPDHEVAVKKLLHGLKSSGVIQSLEAIDAVGHRVVHGGEHFSDSVKLTEEVIETIEKVSELAPLHNPANLTGIRAFQEILPNVPMVAVFDTAFHQTMPESSYLYSLPYKYYKDYGIRKYGFHGTSHKYVSQRAAELIGLPSNQLRLISCHLGNGASIAAIKDGESIDTSMGFTPLAGVTMGTRSGNIDPALIPYIMEKTGKSAEEVINVLNKESGMLALSGFSSDLRDIELQSEENERAKLALDVFAGRIHKYIGSYAAKMSGVDAIIFTAGVGENSTTIREKVLNGLEFMGIYWDPKLNEIRGREQFINYPHSPVKVIVIPTNEEVMIARDTVRLS
- a CDS encoding class I SAM-dependent methyltransferase, coding for MEKSNVEILYEWIDQTTEIIQKHEEEPYLNSLTSTMESLFYQDAPEAMDDILSHKVQNALKEIDFSMFKIEEIRKGIQLAILKGMKDSTQQQHLMTPETVALLVGYFAEKVTSDKEKVSLFDPVSGTANLLTIVMSQLDRQLEAYAGEVDPTLIQLAVLNANLQKKEVEFFHQDSLRPFLLDPVDLVVADLPIGYYPDDIRANDFELKADEGHSYAHHLFIEQALNYTNSGGYLIFVIPDFLFESDQSDKLHSFLQEYSHIVGVVRLPESAFKSEKNMKSILILQKAGQGTSSPKQPLLVQMPSFKNDSAMSDILEQMNTWFSQYNSRELNNNE
- the tpx gene encoding thiol peroxidase, with translation MSNITFNQEPVTLLGTEIKVGDQAPDFTVVSNDLKDVSLNDYKGNVKLISVVPSIDTGVCSEQTKRFNEEADKIDNVQVLTISMDLPFAQQRWCAANGIKKLDTLSDHRDADFGEKYGVLIKELRLLSRSIFVVDSNDKVTYVEYVNEVTNHPDYDSALKAAGEAQ
- the ytfJ gene encoding GerW family sporulation protein, with amino-acid sequence MSEHPIEGLMTTAMENLKGMIEVNTIIGDPVKSPDGSMIIPVSKLGFGFAAGGSEFNNSSSSSSDGSEETLPFGGGSGGGVSITPIAFLIVSEQGIKMVHLDQSTHIYEKMLDFAPQVVEKVQEIIKDAGKVKMPEDKDKDKEKQQKKRPSQYDI
- a CDS encoding DUF2953 domain-containing protein, whose product is MLWILLAVVLLILILLLSRITITGNVTYTQREQSFTVTVSLYRVRLYKKKANITMENKDTRKGIRDINFDSFQGDLREAIELLRELNPFVDYILKNTYVHKLKWLTAGGTGDASSTGIAAGGVWAIKGIFIGIITEKSNLTCKPVIRVSPHFQQQHFLSTFDCMVSLKLGKAMYTLLKVMQVFSRKEKEFS
- a CDS encoding NAD kinase; this translates as MPDRRNMFFYYHKDEAIEDKLQTLFNLAEENDFNVVDNTDDASIIVSVGGDGAFLQAVRKTGFRQDCLYTGITRSDESGLYCDFNMDNFQEMLDTMLHAEMEVRRFPVIKVVINGESTFYCLNELSVRSTIIKSMAIDVHIDDLHFETFRGDGLIVATPTGSTGYNKSTNGAVIDPLIPSFQVSELASLNNNRYRTLGSSFVLSKDRKLILDVIQDGNDYPIIGLDNEAYSIRNIKDVTVTLSDKVVKTVKLKNNSYWDRVKRTFL
- a CDS encoding alpha/beta-type small acid-soluble spore protein; its protein translation is MANNNNSNQLVVPGVQQALDQMKTEIAQEFGVQLGADSTSRSNGSVGGEITKRLVQMAEQQFGAQR
- the thiI gene encoding tRNA uracil 4-sulfurtransferase ThiI, with product MQYDHILIRYGEMALKGKNIKKFITRLQENIQHKLKEFPNTKVKRTQGRMFVLLNGHEPDQVLDKCKNIFGIQSLSLAIKVENDVDAIKGAALYALTNSVDVRQFKVTVKRINKDFPVGSQEMNQVLGGHLLSNTDRYTVDVHQPDMEIKVEIRAEATYITSHVIPGLGGLPVGTSGKSLLMLSGGIDSPVAGYLAMKRGVQIEAIHFHSPPFTSERAKQKVFDLAEKLTKYGSSIKIHVVPFTKLQQEIFREMPDGYAMTIMRRMMLRISEKISEKESILSITTGENLGQVASQTMESMNTINEVTNYPILRPLITMDKQEIIKIAQAINTYETSILPYEDCCTIFVPKSPKTKPNREKVNQFESNNDFTDLIEEAVNGTEVVKVTDQREAASVFDDLL